The following are from one region of the Amia ocellicauda isolate fAmiCal2 chromosome 1, fAmiCal2.hap1, whole genome shotgun sequence genome:
- the bsx gene encoding brain-specific homeobox protein homolog, protein MNLNFTSPGHPMPAQRPTSFFIEDILLHKPKPLREVFSSPFGSSLASRVPLLEYGYPLMPAPTLLAPHPHHALHKPEHHPYFLTASGMQVPALFQHHPELPGKHCRRRKARTVFSDSQLSGLEKRFEIQRYLSTPERVELATALSLSETQVKTWFQNRRMKHKKQLRKTQDEQKSPGALEPPVESEGAGADNNPQEGKISGGQDSYLLEENEDDVDIEDDDICSPDHLL, encoded by the exons ATGAACCTCAATTTCACATCCCCTGGCCACCCCATGCCAGCTCAGAGGCCAACGTCGTTCTTCATTGAGGACATCTTGCTGCACAAGCCCAAGCCTCTGAGGGAAGTGTTTTCCTCGCCCTTCGGCAGCTCCCTGGCGTCCCGGGTGCCCCTGCTAGAATATGGGTACCCCCTGATGCCAGCCCCCACGCTGCTggcaccccacccccaccacgcACTGCACAAGCCCGAGCACCACCCCTACTTCCTGACCGCGTCGG GCATGCAGGTCCCCGCGCTGTTCCAGCACCACCCGGAGCTGCCCGGGAAGCACTGCCGCCGCAGGAAGGCCCGGACGGTCTTCTCCGACTCGCAGCTATCGGGGCTGGAGAAGCGCTTCGAGATACAGCGGTACCTGTCAACCCCGGAGCGGGTGGAGCTGGCCACGGCCCTCAGCCTGTCGGAGACACAG GTAAAAACGTGGTTTCAAAACAGAAGGATGAAGCACAAGAAGCAGCTGCGGAAAACGCAAGACGAGCAGAAGAGCCCGGGCGCCCTGGAGCCGCCTGTGGAGAGTGAGGGCGCAGGGGCGGACAACAACCCCCAGGAGGGGAAGATCTCCGGAGGACAGGACTCCTACCTGCTGGAGGAGAATGAAGACGACGTGGACATCGAGGACGACGATATCTGCTCCCCTGATCATTTATTATAA
- the lim2.1 gene encoding lens intrinsic membrane protein 2.1 isoform X2 encodes MYSFMGGGLFCAGVGNILLIVSTATDYWMQYRQSGNYMHHGLWRYCVPGKCFTHTDSIAYWDATRAFMILSLLACFIGIIVGIMAFIHYSSFDRFDKTFAAGILFFISCFFVLLAMAVYTGVTVNYYGKRYGNWRFSWSYIIGWVAVVLTFFSGIFYMCAYRMHECPRSPNPH; translated from the exons ATGTACAGCTTCATGGGAGGAGGGCTGTTCTGTGCTGGCGTGGGGAATATACTCCTGATTGTTTCCACAGCAACTGATTATTGGATGCAGTACCGCCAGTCAGGCAACTATATGCATCATGGCCTATGGCGATATTGTGTGCCTGGAAAGTGTTTCACACACACGGACAGCATCG CCTACTGGGACGCAACACGGGCCTTCATGATTCTCTCCTTATTGGCTTGCTTCATTGGCATCATCGTCGGGATCATGGCCTTCATCCACTACTCCTCATTCGACAGGTTTGACAAGACCTTTGCTGCAGGCATCCTCTTTTTCATCTCAT GCTTTTTTGTACTGCTGGCGATGGCTGTCTATACAGGAGTGACAGTGAACTACTACGGTAAACGGTATGGAAACTGGAGGTTTTCCTGGTCTTACATCATCGGCTGGGTGGCGGTGGTTCTCACATTCTTTTCAG GTATTTTCTACATGTGTGCCTATCGTATGCATGAATGCCCAAGAAGTCCCAACCCCCACTAG
- the lim2.1 gene encoding lens intrinsic membrane protein 2.1 isoform X1, producing MSWMYSFMGGGLFCAGVGNILLIVSTATDYWMQYRQSGNYMHHGLWRYCVPGKCFTHTDSIAYWDATRAFMILSLLACFIGIIVGIMAFIHYSSFDRFDKTFAAGILFFISCFFVLLAMAVYTGVTVNYYGKRYGNWRFSWSYIIGWVAVVLTFFSGIFYMCAYRMHECPRSPNPH from the exons ATGTCATG GATGTACAGCTTCATGGGAGGAGGGCTGTTCTGTGCTGGCGTGGGGAATATACTCCTGATTGTTTCCACAGCAACTGATTATTGGATGCAGTACCGCCAGTCAGGCAACTATATGCATCATGGCCTATGGCGATATTGTGTGCCTGGAAAGTGTTTCACACACACGGACAGCATCG CCTACTGGGACGCAACACGGGCCTTCATGATTCTCTCCTTATTGGCTTGCTTCATTGGCATCATCGTCGGGATCATGGCCTTCATCCACTACTCCTCATTCGACAGGTTTGACAAGACCTTTGCTGCAGGCATCCTCTTTTTCATCTCAT GCTTTTTTGTACTGCTGGCGATGGCTGTCTATACAGGAGTGACAGTGAACTACTACGGTAAACGGTATGGAAACTGGAGGTTTTCCTGGTCTTACATCATCGGCTGGGTGGCGGTGGTTCTCACATTCTTTTCAG GTATTTTCTACATGTGTGCCTATCGTATGCATGAATGCCCAAGAAGTCCCAACCCCCACTAG